Genomic window (Syntrophales bacterium):
CGCCGACATAATTGAATTGCAGCGTCTCCTGGAGGCCGCCGAGCGGGGCCTCGCGACTGAAGGCAACCGAACGGCCGCCTGCTTCCATCCGCAGCAGCAGGGATGCGTATTTTTTATCGTCGCGGCTCACGACCTTTTGATAGCGCAGGCTGACCAAAAGAGACGCCGGCGCCTCCCCGATCAACCCGGGCAGGTTATGCTCTTCAACGGTCTGCCAGCCCTCCGGGGCCTCGACAAACCACTCCGGGTTGACCGATTCCGTCTTTTTTGTGAGGAAGACACCCCGCGCCTCTTCCCCAGGGCGCAATGACCCCAGATCAACCGTCTCCGGCGAAACGGTCGGCGAGAGAAAATTCATTTCACTCCGGAAATGCTGCGGGGCGCGCTGACTGTCGAGGCCAAAGACTGCAAATTTTGGGAAAAACAGCGCCGACGCTACAAAAAATACCATAAATTTCTTTAACATAGCAACTCCACGTTAGCAATATTGTTTGCTTTCTAACGCAAAGCCGCAAAGAACGCAACGTATTTCAGACTGCGGAATCTATGGTTTTACGATAATCCCAGCATGCTCCTGGCTTCCTGTACGGTAGCGATTTCACGCCCCAAGGCACGGACAATCCTTACCGCTCTTTCCACCAGCATGACATTGGAGGCAAGTTCCCCTGATTCATCGGAATAAAGCAAAACATCTTCCAATCCGACCCGGATATTCCCCCCCAGCAATGCCCCCATAGTTATCATATCCACATGGGCTTTTCCGACTCCCGTTACGGTAAACGTCGCGCCCTGGGGAAGCTGTTCTGCCATATTAAGCAGGTTTTTCGGCGTTCCGCTGATGGAACCGGGCACATTCATCACCAGATTGAAATGCAGCGGCGGCTTTACCGCCTCTTTTTTAAGATAGTACCCGATATTGGTAATCATTCCGACGTCAAAAGCTTCAATCTCCGGTTTTACCCCCT
Coding sequences:
- a CDS encoding 3-keto-5-aminohexanoate cleavage protein gives rise to the protein MKKVVITIAPTGNVPTKRLNRHVPISPQEIAEDIFKCYQAGATVAHIHTRDSAGNPTTDTVITADIISRVREKCDIIIQLSTGARGGNGPERGACIDLKPDMASLATGSSNFSASVNSNSPELIEFLGKKMIEKGVKPEIEAFDVGMITNIGYYLKKEAVKPPLHFNLVMNVPGSISGTPKNLLNMAEQLPQGATFTVTGVGKAHVDMITMGALLGGNIRVGLEDVLLYSDESGELASNVMLVERAVRIVRALGREIATVQEARSMLGLS